From Vibrio gigantis:
CTCAGATCGAAAAGAGACGCTAGATCGCTTTTTTGAAGATGATGTGACCCATACGCAACGCTATTTAGAAATACTCAACACTATCAAAGCGGATGTTAGACTTTATAAAAGTATGGGGTTAGAGGATGAAGGGGAATGGAGGCAATCACCAACTCAGGTTACTCCGAAAATGACAAAAGACTTTGTGCGCCAATCTTTGAATGGCCTCCATAAATTATTTGAAAAGTCGCTGGCCCCCCATCTAGTGGAACAAATAAAAGTGCACTCAGATGGTTTGAAATCAGGAGCGACGTATAGTGTCAAACAAGAGCTGAAAATCTACTTAGATGGTAAGCGTCTACGAACCGACTCATTGACTTTCTAATATCTACGCAGATACCGCCAACTAAGGCGGTATCTGTCATTCTGAGCGGTATTCTGTAGGGGCGGACTATTCCGTCTTTGGCATGTTCCAAGGTAGAAGATGACCATGGTCATCCTCACTCTTCAGTTTCGGGATTTCTCGTAACACGTATTCGAGGTACTCATACGGCTCACAGTCGTTAGCCTTCGCGGTTTCGATAAGACTGTACAACACTGCACTGGCGCGGGCTCCATTATGAGTCTTTGAGAACAACCACTTGTTCCGTCCTACCGTGAACGGACGTACTGAACGTTCCGCTCGGTTATTATCCATGCTTAACCGGCCATCATCGATAACTCTTACTAGCTTCGACCATTGATTGAGACTGTAGCTAATCGCCTCACCCAATTTACTTTTAGGGGGCACCTGAGTGACCGATTTATCTAACCACGCCTTGAACTCATTGAGCTGAGACTGAGTCTTTGATTGGCGGGTAAGATATCGCTCTTCCCTCGTCTTATCTTTGAGTGCTTGTTCAACACGATAGAGCTTTTGGAACCAATTGACTGCCCACTGGATTTTACCCCCTTTACCTTGCTTGCCTTTTGGTTGGCTCTGCTCGGCCTCTATGAACTTGCGTCTTGCATGCGCCCAGCAACCCACCAACTTCGCCTCTGTCTTTTCATACGCTTTATACCCATCCACATGAAGGTATCCAGTGTAGTTTGACAGGTACCATTCAGGGCAGTGGTGACCGCGACTCCCTTCCTGGTAGTCGAACAAGACGATACCGGGGGATTTCGCATTCCCTCCTCGGTCCGGACCACACCCATACAACCAGATGTAACTTTTCTTTCTTTCGTCATCGAGCACGGTCAACGTGGTCTCGTCCGCGAACAGAACATCTTGAGCAAGGAGGC
This genomic window contains:
- the tnpC gene encoding IS66 family transposase, with translation MPNKNKEDELALLRSKVTELESTVLTLHQSLGESESNILTLRQSLDESKSNVLTLRQSLNESEITIQSLVEKLNLARRKRFGSSSETMPPQDLEFNEAETHADTTGEEEAADTQNDKTSEAKNTSSETKRRGRPKLPEDLPRERVVVDIPESEKTCSCCQSLLCKMGQSTSEKLVYIPAKLYVEVTERPKYVCRQCDVLGEKSLMLMAPPPASIIPKSIATPSLLAQIITNKYHYALPLYRQESLFRQYGLALSRKTMSQWILRCADKVEPLIALLKESLLAQDVLFADETTLTVLDDERKKSYIWLYGCGPDRGGNAKSPGIVLFDYQEGSRGHHCPEWYLSNYTGYLHVDGYKAYEKTEAKLVGCWAHARRKFIEAEQSQPKGKQGKGGKIQWAVNWFQKLYRVEQALKDKTREERYLTRQSKTQSQLNEFKAWLDKSVTQVPPKSKLGEAISYSLNQWSKLVRVIDDGRLSMDNNRAERSVRPFTVGRNKWLFSKTHNGARASAVLYSLIETAKANDCEPYEYLEYVLREIPKLKSEDDHGHLLPWNMPKTE